A genomic region of Ignavibacteriota bacterium contains the following coding sequences:
- a CDS encoding T9SS type A sorting domain-containing protein: protein MDILISDRPISRIYRNNGNDTFTHQSSIAITGVEGSSHWGDFDNDGDLDILIGGYAGGDNNQDSYIFQIYSNEGSDLFLEKITKYWIIGESCSIKLGDYDIDGDIDILMSGSLHNYSFISILRNYGNFEFNSSSSADWGDYDNDGDLDILLAGNYTPNSSLPDHFPVLNIYRNNFPENTFTLQTQFELANINVGPSLFCDYDNDGDLDILLSGLSVNKSISKIYRNNCKELNILPSIPSNLKVIINGNDVTFSWDKSNDKETPQNGLSYNLVVGSTPDGTDIVSPMSDINTGYRKIVSIGNMNLNNFWTLKNLPDGKYYWSVQAIDNCFSGSKFAERLSFVVSAILKNIDYKITLPNCDSSHTPLIIEQGNFSEGQTMKFPEFNIPNQYSAFQPYYNSLINAELFFPKGSLNENIKIEFMLNGMCENGLIDSPETEEIVEVLYLSFNVIGDTSGSHNPLEYYYFNENKEGYLKIPISNIDSLMKLLNYSKDLLFPFFAENGLEPDFEGIRKVVDENYYTIYFKHLSEIKLGVISSPTSIKNITNSIPTEYKLDQNYLIRLIQQPKSHISLQEKSIVTLKVYDILGREIEELVNRSIEVGNHEVVFNANNLSSGIYYYQIKAGNFVQSRKMLLIK, encoded by the coding sequence TATAGAAACAATGGCAATGATACTTTTACGCATCAATCATCAATAGCAATTACTGGTGTTGAAGGATCATCTCATTGGGGAGACTTTGATAATGATGGTGATTTGGATATTCTTATCGGCGGATATGCAGGAGGCGATAATAATCAGGACAGCTACATATTTCAAATATACAGTAATGAAGGATCTGATTTATTTTTAGAGAAAATAACAAAATACTGGATTATTGGCGAGTCATGCTCTATTAAACTCGGTGATTATGATATTGATGGAGATATAGATATACTAATGTCAGGTTCGCTTCATAATTATAGTTTTATAAGTATACTCAGAAATTACGGCAATTTTGAATTTAATAGTAGTAGTTCTGCAGATTGGGGAGATTATGATAACGATGGAGATTTAGATATTCTATTAGCTGGTAACTATACGCCTAATTCAAGTTTACCAGATCATTTCCCTGTATTAAATATTTATCGTAATAATTTCCCGGAAAACACATTTACATTACAAACTCAATTTGAATTAGCAAACATAAATGTTGGCCCCTCATTATTTTGTGATTATGACAATGATGGAGATCTTGATATTCTATTATCAGGCTTATCAGTAAATAAATCAATATCAAAAATTTACCGTAATAATTGTAAAGAACTAAACATACTTCCATCAATACCTTCAAACTTAAAAGTAATTATTAATGGAAATGATGTAACTTTTAGCTGGGATAAAAGTAATGATAAAGAAACACCTCAAAATGGGTTATCATATAATTTAGTTGTTGGAAGCACTCCGGATGGAACTGACATAGTTTCACCAATGTCCGACATAAATACTGGTTATAGAAAAATCGTAAGTATAGGTAATATGAATCTAAATAATTTTTGGACATTAAAGAATTTACCGGACGGAAAATATTATTGGAGTGTACAAGCTATAGATAATTGTTTCTCAGGTTCTAAATTTGCAGAAAGACTATCATTTGTTGTTTCCGCAATTTTAAAAAATATCGATTACAAAATTACACTTCCAAATTGCGACAGTTCACATACTCCTCTTATAATTGAACAAGGAAATTTCTCTGAGGGCCAAACTATGAAGTTTCCTGAATTTAATATTCCGAATCAATATTCAGCTTTCCAACCTTATTATAACTCTTTAATTAATGCTGAGTTATTTTTCCCTAAAGGAAGTCTAAATGAGAATATTAAAATAGAATTTATGCTGAATGGAATGTGTGAAAATGGATTAATAGATAGTCCAGAAACAGAAGAAATAGTTGAAGTATTATATCTAAGTTTTAATGTTATTGGAGATACGTCCGGATCCCACAATCCTCTTGAATATTATTATTTTAATGAAAACAAAGAAGGATATCTTAAAATACCTATAAGCAATATTGATTCATTAATGAAATTATTAAATTATAGTAAAGATTTACTATTCCCATTTTTCGCAGAAAATGGATTAGAACCGGATTTTGAAGGGATAAGAAAAGTAGTTGATGAAAATTACTATACAATATATTTCAAACACTTATCAGAAATAAAATTGGGAGTAATAAGTTCACCGACGAGTATAAAAAATATAACAAACTCAATTCCCACTGAATATAAGTTAGATCAGAATTACCTAATCCGTTTAATCCAACAACCAAAATCACATATCAGTTTGCAAGAAAAAAGTATTGTTACATTAAAAGTCTATGATATATTAGGTAGAGAAATTGAAGAATTAGTCAATAGATCAATAGAAGTCGGTAATCATGAAGTTGTATTTAATGCAAATAATCTAAGTAGCGGAATTTATTATTATCAAATAAAAGCTGGTAATTTTGTTCAATCAAGAAAGATGCTTTTAATTAAATAA